A window of the Ipomoea triloba cultivar NCNSP0323 chromosome 14, ASM357664v1 genome harbors these coding sequences:
- the LOC116004809 gene encoding zinc finger BED domain-containing protein RICESLEEPER 2-like, producing the protein MVVTAHFIDSEWNYMVVTAHFIDSEWKLHKKIIAFVPVTSHKGKKIIAFVPVTSHKGEYLAKALETCLLEWGLRNIFSVTVDNASSNDTAMGFLKKKIVSWGTSTVKAKYIHMRCIAHILNLVVQDGLKECDSSVKKVREVVRYVRNSPARLRKFRDLADLLGIEQRSSLCLDVPTRWNSTYLMLQSALTYQKVFESCEESDSSFKSDLGDSVPNFMDWESVSSLVELLKCFYDMTIRISGSLYVTANTFFSEISDLYCILNGMVEAGGAVSLMGRNMKAKFEKYWGDIDKMNLMIFFANILDPRDKLEYMPTQINHMYGEEKGKPYYDKVLAGLNELFDDYSVPATSSVSGSSVSAAVGSASSVSSMTSVSSVSVGRPQHLLKSQIKKQRLESGSKKKTELDIYLSEAIVEEENSFDILRWWKINAERFPILSKLARDVLAIPISTVASEFAFSTSGRVLDPFRSSLTPKIVEALVCTQDWLRLPNTPLCIEENLEELERFEKELVDGGSGRNFDPTLATIPFMWQMAMMKLPPII; encoded by the exons ATGGTTGTGACTGCCCATTTCATTGATTCAGAGTGGAACTACATGGTTGTGACTGCCCATTTCATTGATTCAGAGTGGAAGCTgcataaaaaaatcatagcctTTGTCCCTGTTACCTCTCACAAAGGTAAAAAAATCATAGCCTTTGTCCCTGTTACCTCTCACAAAGGGGAGTATCTTGCAAAAGCCCTAGAAACATGTTTGCTGGAGTGGGGGCTTAGGAATATTTTTAGTGTTACTGTGGATAATGCCTCGTCTAATGACACTGCTATGGGGtttcttaagaaaaaaatagtgtCTTGGGGTACATCAACTGTGAAGGCTAAGTATATTCACATGAGATGCATTGCCCATATCCTTAACTTGGTTGTTCAAGATGGCTTGAAGGAGTGTGATAGTTCTGTGAAAAAAGTTAGGGAGGTTGTTAGATATGTTAGGAATTCACCTGCCAGGCTAAGGAAGTTCAGGGACTTGGCTGATTTGTTAGGAATTGAGCAAAGGTCTTCTTTGTGTCTAGATGTTCCAACCAGATGGAACTCTACATATTTGATGTTACAATCTGCTTTGACTTATCAGAAAGTCTTTGAATCTTGTGAAGAGTCTGATAGTTCTTTCAAATCTGACTTGGGTGATTCTGTGCCTAATTTTATGGACTGGGAGTCTGTGAGCAGTTTGGTGGagttgttgaaatgtttttatgatatgacAATCAGAATTTCTGGATCTTTATATGTGACAGCTAACACATTTTTCAGTGAGATTTCTGATttgtattgtattttaaatGGAATGGTGGAAGCTGGTGGGGCAGTGAGCTTAATGGGGAGAAATATGAAAGCAAAATTTGAGAAGTATTGGGGTGATATAGACAAGATGaatcttatgattttctttgCAAACATTCTAGACCCCAGGGATAAATTAGAGTATATGCCTACTCAAATTAATCATATGTATGGTGAGGAGAAAGGTAAACCATACTATGATAAAGTGCTTGCTGGtttgaatgagttatttgatGATTATTCTGTTCCTGCCACTTCTTCTGTTTCTGGTTCTTCTGTGTCTGCTGCTGTTGGTAGTGCTTCTTCTGTGAGTTCTATGACTTCTGTCAGTTCTGTGTCTGTTGGAAGGCCACAACATTTACTCAAGtcccaaattaaaaaacaaagattgGAATCTGGGAGTAAGAAAAAAACTGAACTGGATATCTACTTGAGTGAGGCAATAGTTGAGGAGGAAAACTCCTTTGATATTCTGAGATGGTGGAAGATTAATGCTGAGAGGTTTCCCATCCTTTCTAAGCTTGCTAGGGATGTTCTAGCTATTCCAATCTCAACTGTTGCCTCTGAGTTTGCCTTCAGTACATCTGGGAGAGTATTGGATCCTTTTAGGAGTTCATTAACTCCAAAAATTGTGGAAGCTTTGGTGTGTACCCAGGATTGGCTTAGACTGCCCAATACTCCTCTATGTATTGAGGAAAATCTTGAAGAACTGGAGAGGTTTGAAAAAG AGTTAGTTGATGGTGGAAGTGGAAGGAACTTTGATCCTACACTGGCTACAATTCCT TTTATGTGGCAAATGGCAATGATGAAGCTTCCACCTATAATCTGA